In the Campylobacter concisus genome, CATCATCCATCTTTTTATAGCAAGAAAACATAAAGGCTTTTCCTCTGTTTTGCTCGCAAAATGCCCTAAATTTAGCGATATTTTCAGGCTCGATAAATGGCTCATCAGCCTGAACATTTATGATGATCTCACTCTCATTTAACCCCAAAATTTGCGCTGCTTCGTTTATCCTATCAGTACCACTTTGATGATCTTTGCTAGTTAGTACCGCTTTTATACCGTGGGCCTTGGCGATATCAAACACACTTGGCTCATCCACAGCAACCACCACATCATCCACGCCACTTACTCTAAGAGCCGTTGCCACGAACATTGGCACGCCGTTTATCTCTTTTAAAATTTTGTTACTAAACCTTGTTGAGGCAAGGCGGGCTGGTATGATTATCATCGCTCGATCCATTCTAGGACGCACTTTTCGATCTCATCCTCTTTTATGATATTTTTGTGTAAAATTTTTGCGCTAAATAGCGAATTTATCGAGCTTGGAACGCTGTCATTTAAAATTTTAGTAGTTTTTGCGAGCGCGTCTTTTTCATCCTTTGTATCTTTGATCTGGCACGCTTTGATCATACTTGGCGTAAATTTCACCCAGTGCGCGGTCGATGTGATGACGTTTATGCGGCTAGCATCTACCATTTTAAAGCAAGTAGCTGTATGCGGATCGATCGCGTAGCCGCCCCTTGCGAGCTTTGCGATGTAGCTTTCACACTCTTTATCGTCGCACCAGCTAGCCTCAAAGTCCTCTTTTAGCGCTTCAAGCTCCTGCTTGCTAAGTTTATAAGATTTATCTTTAGCTAGGCTTTGCATAAGCTCATTTGTTCGCTCGCTACCGAATTTATCAAACAGCAAGCGCTCAACGTTTGAGCTGATCAAAATGTCCATGGCTGGGCTTATCGTCTTAACTAGCTTTTTGTCCCTGAGGTCGTAAACGCCGGTAGTAAAAAACTGCGTCAAGATGTTGTTTGCGTTTGAGGCGATCTTGATCTTACCGATCTTTGCGCCCATTTTTTTAGCGTAATACGCCCCAAGTGCGTTGCCAAAATTTCCACTTGGCACGATGATATCAAAGCTCTCGTTTGCCTTAAGCGCTTTTTGCTTTAGTAAATTTGCGTAGGCGTAGGCGTGGTAGATGATCTGAAAGAGAATTCTGCCAAAATTTACCGAGTTTGCCGCGCTTAGTTTAAGACGCTTTTTCTTAAGCTCAGATTTAAATTTATCATTTGCAAGTAGCGTTTTTAGCGCCCTTTGAGCGTCGTCAAAGTCGCCTTTTATGCCAAAAACCTTTAAATTTTCACCCTGCATGGTCTGCATCTGAAGCTTTTGAACCTCGCTCGTGCCACCATCTGGATAGAGGCAAACGACCTTGATATTTTCGTCGTTTGCAAAGGTTTGAAGTGTCGCAGGACCTGTATCACCGCTAGTTGCACACATGATAAGGTATTTTTCGCCTCTTTCCTTTGCTAGCTGGCTAAGAAGTGAGCCAAAAGGCTGAAGCGCCATATCCTTAAATGCCCTAGTTGGGCCGTGATATAGCTCGTTTACGTATAAATTTTTATCTATTTTTTTAAAAATGACTGGGTGCTTTGGATCGTCAAAACTCGCGTATCTCTTAACCGCCTTTTTGAAAAACGCCTCTGACACATCAAATTTAAATAGTGATATGATATAAAGTGCGAGCTTCTCGTAGCTTAATTGTGAGAGCTCTTGCCACTTTGATTTTGTTATCTTTGGAAGCTTTTTTGGCGCGTAAAGTCCGCCGTGAGCGGAGCTTGGGCTAAGCATAGCTGTGCTTAAATTTACATTTTTTACCTTTTCATCTTTTACGCTTCTAGTTGGTGTTAGTCTCATTTTTTGCCTTTTTTAGCTGATTTTTTTATCCAATTTTCATATTTTTTAAAGACCTCTTTTGGCTTAAGTGCCAAAATTTCTGGGGTTTCGTAGCTGTGGTGCTTTCTTATAAATTTAGCTACTTTTTTAAATTTCACGTCCGTTTTTATGAGTAAAATTTGCTCTTTTTCATCGCAAAGCTTTTCTTGCCAAAGATAAATGCTTTTTGCGCTAAAGCTACTTACACAAGCTGCAAAGCCCTTTTTAACGAGCTTTTTACTTAGTTTTTTTGCCTCTTTTTTCTTTGCGACTGAGGTGATTAAAATTCTCATTTTGATCCAAATTTTCCTTTTAAAAAGTGGCTCATTATAACAAAATGGGCTTAAATTTGTCGCCCTAAAACCTTTTTAAAATCCTCGCTTAGCGTAACTTCAAGCGTTATAAGCGATACTGGTAAACCAAAATCTTTTGCCTTTACATAGTCCTTTTGCGTCATCAAAAGCGAGGTCGCACCGTAACTTTGCAAAATTTCACTTAGTTCATCTTTTGAAAAATCATAATGGTCAGGGAAAAAGACGCGAGCTATGCACTCATCAAAAAATGGCTTGAGGCGCTCTGGGTTTGCTATGGCCGTTACTAGAACCATTTTTTCGCTTTTATTTAAAATTTCACTCTTTCTAAAATGAGTTTGTCCTTCACTAGCGATAAAATCAGCAAATTTATAAAAGCTAAATGGATATCTATAAGCCCCGCTTGGTAAGCAAAATTTTAGCCTTGGCTCTGGATTTGGACGCACCAAGATATCAAATTTAGCTATGTCAAATTTAGAAAATCCGTCATCTAGCAAAATATACTTTGCGCCATGCTCTTTGGCATATTTTATAGCTACTTTCCTATCTTCGCTTACTATTACATTTGCGTTTTTAAGGCTTGTGGCGTATATCATCGCTTCATCGCCACTCGCTACTACGTCAAGTAAAATTTCGCCGTTACGAGCGACAACCTGCATACCTTTGCTCTTTCTTTTATAACCTCTAAGAATAATAAAAGCGCCCTCGTAATTTTTAGCAATTGCCACGCAAAGCGGGGTCTTACCACTTCCTCCAAGTGTCAAATTTCCCACGCTTATTACCTTTATGCCAAAGTCTATTTTTCTAGCAGTAAATTTCTTAAGAACTACAATAAAAAAATAGATAAAGCTTAGTGGTAAAAGTAAAAATGCCAGTAAAATTTGAAAGAAATTTGGGCGAAAAAAATATTCATTCGCCCAAGCATGCAAGAAAATATTTAATTTCTTAAACACGAGTTTTAGAAATTTCTTTTACTTTGTTGCAGACGTATTGCACCTCTTCATCGCTTAGACTATGATAAATAGGCAGTGACAATACTTGCTGATAATTTTTTAAAGCATTTGGAAAATCATTTACTTTAAGTGAATATTTGTTTTTGTAATAACTTAGTAAATGTATCGGTATGTAGTGCAATGATGTGTGAATGCCGTGCTCCAAAAGCTCTCTAGCAAAGCCATCACGATTTTTATTTATCTTAATAATATACTGAGTATAAATGTGCTCGCGTTTTTTGACAGGGATTGTTATATTGTGGCACTCACCAAGCTCTTTATCATAAATTTTTGCGATCTCTTGTCTTCTTTGTATGAGTTTATCTGTTCTTTCTAGCTGCGCAATAGAAAATGCTGCATTTATCGAGTTTATATCATACTTTAAGCCAATATCAACGACATCATAAATATAACTCAAGCTACCAAATTTATCAATGCCATTTACAAGAGCATAGTTGCGAAGTAGTTTTGCTCTTTTATAAATTTCCTCATCATTTGTCGTAAAAAATCCAACCGTTGATATAGGATTTTGTACACGCGAATGTGTCTGAAAGCATGACAAAAAGGAGTCTGAACCAACTTTTTTACCATTGTATGTTAGTCCCATACCACGATTTGCATCATCTAAAATTTTTACACCGTATTTCTCACAAACCGCCGTTATCTCATCCATCCTAGCACTTTGACCTGCGATATGAGAGATAAAAGCACATTTTAATTTTTTGTGATTTTGCTCTTTTAGCACTTTCTCAAGGGCGTCTGGGCAGATGTTAAAATCTTCTTCATCAACATCCACAAAAATAGGTTCAGCATCAAAATGTCTAACAGCTTGTGCAATGCTAGGAAAAGCATTTATGGAGCAAATGACCTTATCTCCGCGTTTAGTGTCAAGTGCACTTAGTGCCAAGTGATGTGCAGCTGCAATATTATTTGTGGTAACTACAAATTTTGCACCAAAATACTCTTTTAACTTCTCTTCAAATCTAGCAACGATATTAGTAGTATTTTCAGAGTGCAAAGCCTCTTCAATAAGCTCACTTTCACGCTCAGTGATAGTTGGTCTATAAAACGGAATCTCTCTCATCTTTAATCCTTTAAATTTTCACTATCAACGGCATTTGTCGTTTAAACCTGTTTGAAACAACTCTATTTTCTATATCCAATACTGCTTTTAATCCGAACTTTTTGATGACTTGCTCCTTGTTATTTTCTAAATTTTCTAAAATCTCATCAATAACAGCATAACTGTAACCTATGTCGCCTTCGTCACTTTGTCCATCCCACAAATCAGCCGAAGGTGCTTTGTCAATAAAATTTTTATCAACCCCAAGATGTTTTGCAAATTCAAAAATTTCACTTTTGTAAAGCTCTCCGATAGGATTTATCGCACATGCTAAATCCCCAAATATCGTACCGTATCCAAGCATAAGCTCACTTTTGTTGCTTGTTCCGATAACTAGAGCATTTATACTAGATGAATAATCATAAAGCAAGCTCATTCTAACTCTAGCTGCTAAATTCCCTTTTCTTAAATTGCTTAAATTTACATCTATCGTTTCGTAAAAGGCATTTAAAATACCCTCTATGGATAAAACCTTATATTTTATGTTTAGTTTTTCGCATAAATTTAAGGCATCGTCCATATTTTGTCTGTTTGATGATGCTGTTGGCATGATGAGCGCATGAGTTTTATTTGGTTTTGCTCTTGCACACAAAGTCGCTACTACAGCAGAATCAATACCTCCACTAACACCCAATAACAAATTTTTATCTTTAGTTTTATCTTTTAAGCTAAAAACTAAAGTTTCTTCAATTTTTTGATACTCCTTCATTCTTCCTTTGCCTAGATTTGCTTCCTTTTGCAAAAATTATACTAAGTGAATTTAAAATTTTTCTTTAAGTTTAAGTAAAAAGATGTAA is a window encoding:
- the kdsB gene encoding 3-deoxy-manno-octulosonate cytidylyltransferase, coding for MIIIPARLASTRFSNKILKEINGVPMFVATALRVSGVDDVVVAVDEPSVFDIAKAHGIKAVLTSKDHQSGTDRINEAAQILGLNESEIIINVQADEPFIEPENIAKFRAFCEQNRGKAFMFSCYKKMDDEFADDKNLVKAVTDFEGYALYFSRSRIPFNRSECKSYKAHLGIYGYSVKSLKEFCALMPSSLENTEKLEQLRALENGKKIAMLEVESQSIGIDSEEDYQRALAKFGKK
- the thrC gene encoding threonine synthase: MRLTPTRSVKDEKVKNVNLSTAMLSPSSAHGGLYAPKKLPKITKSKWQELSQLSYEKLALYIISLFKFDVSEAFFKKAVKRYASFDDPKHPVIFKKIDKNLYVNELYHGPTRAFKDMALQPFGSLLSQLAKERGEKYLIMCATSGDTGPATLQTFANDENIKVVCLYPDGGTSEVQKLQMQTMQGENLKVFGIKGDFDDAQRALKTLLANDKFKSELKKKRLKLSAANSVNFGRILFQIIYHAYAYANLLKQKALKANESFDIIVPSGNFGNALGAYYAKKMGAKIGKIKIASNANNILTQFFTTGVYDLRDKKLVKTISPAMDILISSNVERLLFDKFGSERTNELMQSLAKDKSYKLSKQELEALKEDFEASWCDDKECESYIAKLARGGYAIDPHTATCFKMVDASRINVITSTAHWVKFTPSMIKACQIKDTKDEKDALAKTTKILNDSVPSSINSLFSAKILHKNIIKEDEIEKCVLEWIER
- the cutA gene encoding divalent-cation tolerance protein CutA produces the protein MRILITSVAKKKEAKKLSKKLVKKGFAACVSSFSAKSIYLWQEKLCDEKEQILLIKTDVKFKKVAKFIRKHHSYETPEILALKPKEVFKKYENWIKKSAKKGKK
- a CDS encoding tetraacyldisaccharide 4'-kinase; translated protein: MFKKLNIFLHAWANEYFFRPNFFQILLAFLLLPLSFIYFFIVVLKKFTARKIDFGIKVISVGNLTLGGSGKTPLCVAIAKNYEGAFIILRGYKRKSKGMQVVARNGEILLDVVASGDEAMIYATSLKNANVIVSEDRKVAIKYAKEHGAKYILLDDGFSKFDIAKFDILVRPNPEPRLKFCLPSGAYRYPFSFYKFADFIASEGQTHFRKSEILNKSEKMVLVTAIANPERLKPFFDECIARVFFPDHYDFSKDELSEILQSYGATSLLMTQKDYVKAKDFGLPVSLITLEVTLSEDFKKVLGRQI
- a CDS encoding DegT/DnrJ/EryC1/StrS family aminotransferase produces the protein MREIPFYRPTITERESELIEEALHSENTTNIVARFEEKLKEYFGAKFVVTTNNIAAAHHLALSALDTKRGDKVICSINAFPSIAQAVRHFDAEPIFVDVDEEDFNICPDALEKVLKEQNHKKLKCAFISHIAGQSARMDEITAVCEKYGVKILDDANRGMGLTYNGKKVGSDSFLSCFQTHSRVQNPISTVGFFTTNDEEIYKRAKLLRNYALVNGIDKFGSLSYIYDVVDIGLKYDINSINAAFSIAQLERTDKLIQRRQEIAKIYDKELGECHNITIPVKKREHIYTQYIIKINKNRDGFARELLEHGIHTSLHYIPIHLLSYYKNKYSLKVNDFPNALKNYQQVLSLPIYHSLSDEEVQYVCNKVKEISKTRV
- a CDS encoding NAD+ synthase; this encodes MKEYQKIEETLVFSLKDKTKDKNLLLGVSGGIDSAVVATLCARAKPNKTHALIMPTASSNRQNMDDALNLCEKLNIKYKVLSIEGILNAFYETIDVNLSNLRKGNLAARVRMSLLYDYSSSINALVIGTSNKSELMLGYGTIFGDLACAINPIGELYKSEIFEFAKHLGVDKNFIDKAPSADLWDGQSDEGDIGYSYAVIDEILENLENNKEQVIKKFGLKAVLDIENRVVSNRFKRQMPLIVKI